AGGGTCGCGCTCCTGATCGCCTGGACTGGCGACAGTCCAGCCTTCACGGCTCTGGCGACGACGTAGTTCATGTGTCCTTGAACGATGAGGTCGTGAGGCTCCCGGTCGTCGGTGCACAGGCTCAGGTCGTCAAGGAACGGGAAATCCTTGACGGCTTCGACAACGGCTGTCACGTTGGTGGACACCGAGCCTTCTCGGGCGTCGACGTGCATGCCCAGCCGGAGTTTTTCGCGGGCTTCCGCGCCGGTGCGCGACTCGTGGTCACTTTGAATGCCCGCGGTCAGGTAGGCGTTGAGCCGTCGACCCGATAAGAACGGCGCGTGTCCCTGAAGGAAGACGCCCCGGCGAAGTCCCGCGTCCAGAATAGCTTCAATTCGCTCGGATCGGTTGATGACGCCGGCGCAGTCCATGACCTCGGCAATGCCTAAGACCCGTTCCATGGAGAGAATAGCTTCTATCTCTTCGGCGCCGAAGCTGGCTCCTGCCCCTTCTAGCTCTGGAACGGCGGGCACGCAGGACGGGGCCATGATGTACTGTCGCTGCGGCAAGTCCCGGCTCGCTTCTACCATGTAAGCGACAGCCTCAAGCCCGCCCACGTTCGCCACTTCGTGCGGGTCGGTGACCAGCGACGTGGTGCCCAGCGGCAAGGTCGTTTCCGCCATGGTGGGCGGGGTGACCATGCTGCTTTCGATGTGCAGGTGGCTGTCGATGAAGCCGGGGATAAGGTACTGGCCCTGGCCGTCGATGACGCGTTTCCCTTCGATGGGGAAAGACGTTCCCAGCCTGTCAGGGTCGGCGCTGACGGCGGCGAAAAAACCGTCCAAGATGCCGACGTCGGCCGGGTAAATCTCTCCGGTTAAGCAGTTGACCAGCTGCACGTGAGCTATAACTAAGTCACAGGGAATGATTCCTCTAGCGGCCTCGGAAAGACGTCGCCTACTTGGCGGTTCAATTCGCATAGAAAGTCCTCCTTACAGGTTGACGAAGTAGATCACCAGCGGGACGCACAGCACGTACGTGCCCCAATGCACGTCCTTGGGGCGGCCGGCCAGAACTTTTGTGACCGCGTAGAGCAGAACGCCGGCGCTGATGCCGTTAGCCAAGCTGGCGGTGTAGGCGCTGGTCAGAATGGTCATGAAGGCGGGGAACGCCTCGGTGAAGTCGTCAAATTCGATGTGTCTCATGCCCGACATCATCAGCAGGCCGATGATGATGAGCGTGGGCGCCGTGGCTTGGGTGGGAATGCACGTGGCCAGCGGGACGAGGAAGATGGACAGCAGGAAGCATGCCGATGTAGTCAAAGCGGTCAGCCCGGTTCGGCCGCCCGCCTGGACGCCAGCGGCCGACTCGATGAACGTGGTGATCGTGGTGGAGCCGAACAGGGCTCCCACGACGGTGCCCAGCGAGTCAACCATGAAGGGCCGGAAAATTCCCGGCAGGTTGCCGTTTTCGTCCAGCAGGCCGGCCTTCTGGGACACGCCGATGACCGTGCCCAGGGTGGAGAAGAAATCGCCGACGAAGAAAGTAAAGATGAACGGGATATAGGCGATCTTCATGGCGCCTAAAATATCGAGCTTGAAGGCGATCGGTTCAATCGAAGCCGGCGCAGAAAGCAGCGACGAGGGCAGTTTCGTCAGGCCCATCGGAATCCCGATGATGGTCGTGATGAGAATGCCCAACAGAATGCCGCCGGGCAGCTTGCGGGCCAAGCAGAAGCTGGTGACGCCAAGGCCGATGACGGCCAGTAACGCCTGCGGGTTGTGAAGCGAGCCCAGCTTCAGGCCGTTGGCGGTGAAGGTCATGAGCCCGGCGTCCCTCAGTCCCAGATAGGCGACGAAAAAGCCGACGCCGGCGCCGATGGCGAACTTGATGGAGCGGGGGACCATTTTAACGACCAGTTCCCGAATGCCAAAGATTGAGAGCAGGACGAACACGACGCCGGAAATGAAGACCATTCCCATGCCCACCTGCCACGTGACGATGCCGCCTTTAACCAACGTAAAGGCGAAAAACGCATTGCCGCCCATGCCCGGGCCGAGGGAGAACGGCAGGTTGGCGTAAACGCCCATCAGAGCCGAGAAAATGCAGGCCATCAGCGCGGTGACGACAACGGACGCGCCCTTGTCCATGCCGGCGGCGGCCATCCACGCCGGGTTGACAATCAAAATGTAGGCCATGGTCATGAAGGTGGCGAGCCCTGCCACGACTTCCCGCCGTCCAGTGCTGCCCCGTTCAGTGATTTTGAAATACCCGTCAACTGCCTGCCACATAATTTATCCCCCTTGGAGTGCTTATTATGGATAATATTTTCTTACTGTCGTTTAATTAAGTCAATATATGAGCGGCGGATAACAAAAGGCGAAGGCCGCAGATTTGCGGCCTTCGCCTCATGCTGGTTCAAAATGAAGGTGTTCGGTTATTGTTTTTTCTGGCGCTCGACGGGACCGAAGCCGATCTGTTTGTTCCACCAGTCCGGGTACGGGGCTTTTTTCATGTGGGTGGTGCCCAGCGCGTAGGTGCTAAACAGCCGGTCGCCCAAGGCAAGCCACGTCGCGTGCCAGTCAAGGGCCTGCGCGCAGCCGAAATCGGTGATGACGTCGAGCGCTCCGTCGACATCGCCTTTTTTAATCAGGTCGGCGGCTACCTGCTGCACGGCCGGGACGAGGTGATACAGCGCGGCGAGCTTAGGATCCCGGACGGCGTGAATTTCCTTCCGCGCGTCCTGATAGCGCATTTCGGCGATGTGCTGAAGCCGAATGGCCGCC
This is a stretch of genomic DNA from Jonquetella anthropi DSM 22815. It encodes these proteins:
- a CDS encoding adenine deaminase, yielding MRIEPPSRRRLSEAARGIIPCDLVIAHVQLVNCLTGEIYPADVGILDGFFAAVSADPDRLGTSFPIEGKRVIDGQGQYLIPGFIDSHLHIESSMVTPPTMAETTLPLGTTSLVTDPHEVANVGGLEAVAYMVEASRDLPQRQYIMAPSCVPAVPELEGAGASFGAEEIEAILSMERVLGIAEVMDCAGVINRSERIEAILDAGLRRGVFLQGHAPFLSGRRLNAYLTAGIQSDHESRTGAEAREKLRLGMHVDAREGSVSTNVTAVVEAVKDFPFLDDLSLCTDDREPHDLIVQGHMNYVVARAVKAGLSPVQAIRSATLNPARELGFVNLGAVAPGWAADCQLVEDISHPRPSLVIVDGRIVAENGRLTQPIQRRTFPAEGRNTVRLTAPSLDNFKIPAPAGAGEQVRMRVLRYQSPDTSLTDLTEETVQVTDGYVDLSGRPDLKFAAVFNRHGAGTKFTAVVKDFGIREGAVASTVTHDSHNLAVVYDRPENALVAVEALMKSGGGHAAVKDGELIGLVPLPIFGLLSPLPCEKLIPTVEHQKEVLRSLGLNTKNPVMRITSLALPVIPHGKISDRGMIDVDRQEFVPLFC
- a CDS encoding NCS2 family permease, encoding MWQAVDGYFKITERGSTGRREVVAGLATFMTMAYILIVNPAWMAAAGMDKGASVVVTALMACIFSALMGVYANLPFSLGPGMGGNAFFAFTLVKGGIVTWQVGMGMVFISGVVFVLLSIFGIRELVVKMVPRSIKFAIGAGVGFFVAYLGLRDAGLMTFTANGLKLGSLHNPQALLAVIGLGVTSFCLARKLPGGILLGILITTIIGIPMGLTKLPSSLLSAPASIEPIAFKLDILGAMKIAYIPFIFTFFVGDFFSTLGTVIGVSQKAGLLDENGNLPGIFRPFMVDSLGTVVGALFGSTTITTFIESAAGVQAGGRTGLTALTTSACFLLSIFLVPLATCIPTQATAPTLIIIGLLMMSGMRHIEFDDFTEAFPAFMTILTSAYTASLANGISAGVLLYAVTKVLAGRPKDVHWGTYVLCVPLVIYFVNL